Proteins from a genomic interval of Hornefia porci:
- a CDS encoding cell division protein FtsQ/DivIB has translation MEQEKYTRLASAEAASAEVSDAEQPNMEDPGAAEDIPYREIPRKKKKRRKKNLLRRFLIALILIAVCAVFLASPVFNIKTVTVSGNVYYTDEEVINMSGAVTGRNLVFRPGKKEIRERLLQDPYFAKVKVKRHLPSTLEIQVTERKQVAAIVYGNRYVVIDEEGRVLRIARTDPKLTTLSGLTLSRIRVGKTVRAEEKETLRETLEMVSTMSRGDLYFKKIKVQKRTIRAYVYDTLIVKGTPEQMKKAIDSGNLQKVINKLYQNKTKRGTISLGDHNYISFSPSF, from the coding sequence ATGGAGCAGGAAAAATACACACGTCTTGCTTCCGCTGAAGCAGCATCCGCGGAGGTATCGGACGCGGAGCAGCCGAATATGGAAGATCCGGGCGCGGCGGAAGATATTCCGTACAGGGAGATCCCCCGGAAAAAGAAAAAACGCAGAAAGAAGAATCTGCTGAGGCGGTTTCTGATCGCGCTGATTCTCATTGCAGTGTGCGCCGTGTTTCTGGCGTCACCGGTATTCAATATCAAGACAGTCACGGTATCGGGAAATGTGTATTACACTGACGAGGAGGTCATCAATATGAGCGGTGCGGTCACCGGAAGAAACCTGGTGTTCCGTCCCGGGAAAAAAGAGATACGGGAACGTCTCCTGCAGGATCCTTATTTTGCAAAGGTGAAGGTGAAGCGACATCTGCCGTCCACGCTGGAGATACAGGTGACAGAGAGAAAGCAGGTCGCCGCAATCGTTTACGGCAACCGTTATGTCGTCATCGACGAGGAGGGACGGGTGCTCCGGATCGCCAGAACAGATCCCAAGCTTACGACGCTTTCCGGTCTGACACTGAGCCGCATCAGAGTCGGGAAAACGGTCCGTGCGGAAGAGAAGGAAACACTGAGGGAGACGCTGGAAATGGTTTCCACCATGAGCCGGGGCGATCTGTACTTCAAGAAGATAAAAGTGCAGAAGCGCACGATACGGGCGTACGTGTACGATACGCTGATTGTAAAGGGGACGCCGGAACAGATGAAAAAGGCCATCGACAGCGGCAACCTGCAGAAGGTGATCAACAAACTGTATCAGAATAAGACAAAGCGCGGGACGATATCGCTGGGAGATCATAATTATATATCGTTTTCTCCCTCATTTTAA
- the pheS gene encoding phenylalanine--tRNA ligase subunit alpha has translation MQEKLEKVLAEAREQLKEAGTLEETEAIRVRVLGKKGQLTQILRGMGKLSREEKKEMGMAANRAKAQFEEMLRERVKQVREKTREARFREEKIDVTEPGVQVTIGVEHPITQVINEIVGIFRSMGYSVYESPEVDTVFNTFDGLNSPEFHPARDMSDTFYIGKDIVLRPHTSSGEVRAEKELPLPYKIVIPGRCFRCDTPDATHSPTFHQVEMMVIGENITMADLKGSLDHMAKQLFGPETRTKFRPHHFPFTEPSAEMDVSCFKCGGKGCNVCKGSGWIEILGCGMTHPHVHRVGGIDTEKYTGFAVGMGVERIAMLKYGIDDIRLLYENDMRFINQFK, from the coding sequence ATGCAGGAAAAATTAGAAAAGGTATTAGCGGAAGCAAGGGAGCAGCTGAAGGAAGCCGGTACTCTGGAAGAGACCGAAGCGATCCGGGTCCGCGTCCTGGGCAAGAAGGGACAGCTGACCCAGATTCTGAGAGGAATGGGCAAGCTCTCCAGAGAAGAGAAAAAGGAAATGGGGATGGCCGCCAACAGGGCGAAGGCCCAGTTTGAGGAAATGCTCCGGGAACGGGTGAAACAGGTTCGCGAAAAGACCAGAGAAGCCCGGTTCAGGGAAGAGAAGATCGATGTCACTGAACCCGGCGTGCAGGTCACGATCGGCGTTGAACATCCGATTACGCAGGTCATAAACGAGATTGTCGGAATTTTCCGCTCCATGGGATATTCCGTTTACGAGAGTCCGGAGGTCGATACCGTGTTCAACACGTTTGACGGACTGAACTCGCCGGAATTCCACCCGGCCAGGGACATGTCGGATACCTTTTATATCGGAAAGGACATCGTGCTCCGTCCGCATACCTCCTCCGGTGAGGTGCGGGCCGAGAAGGAGCTTCCGCTCCCCTATAAAATCGTGATTCCCGGACGCTGCTTCCGGTGCGACACGCCGGACGCCACCCATTCTCCCACCTTCCATCAGGTGGAAATGATGGTAATCGGCGAGAACATTACAATGGCAGATCTGAAGGGATCTCTGGATCATATGGCTAAACAGCTGTTCGGACCGGAAACGAGAACCAAATTCCGCCCTCACCATTTCCCCTTCACCGAGCCCAGCGCAGAGATGGACGTTTCCTGCTTCAAGTGCGGCGGGAAGGGCTGCAACGTCTGCAAGGGAAGCGGCTGGATCGAAATCCTGGGCTGCGGGATGACGCATCCGCACGTACACCGTGTCGGCGGAATCGATACGGAAAAATACACAGGATTCGCGGTCGGAATGGGCGTAGAGCGAATCGCGATGCTGAAATACGGAATTGATGACATCCGGCTTCTGTATGAGAACGACATGAGATTCATCAATCAGTTCAAATAG
- the murG gene encoding undecaprenyldiphospho-muramoylpentapeptide beta-N-acetylglucosaminyltransferase gives MRAIVTGGGTGGHIYPAIAIADAIKKREPDSQILYIGNEIGLEKDIVPGTGYPMEMVAAKWIDRSNALKIVDTGFTTLRGISQSMRIMKRFRPEAVIGSGGYVCFPVLYAGHRYGARCFIHEQNAFPGMANKSLERFVDKVFLGFPEASDYFHEPEKHVVTGNPVRDSFFRVGRKEARDRLKIGEDQFTVFSFGGSQGAERINEVVFELMKTFQGCSGKVLLFGTGSQYYDEICEEIRRQGIETGQNIRVCSYISDMPGYLAAADLVIGRAGALSVAEICVSGRPSILIPSPNVTGNHQYFNARSVADRGGAVLIEEKELTPERLIAEVNRLESDPEKRNAMGEASRSCVPHNSAELIYEEIRKSL, from the coding sequence ATGAGAGCGATTGTAACTGGCGGTGGAACGGGCGGACATATTTATCCCGCCATCGCCATTGCGGACGCGATAAAAAAAAGAGAGCCGGATTCGCAGATTCTCTATATCGGCAATGAAATCGGTCTGGAAAAGGACATCGTGCCGGGAACCGGCTATCCGATGGAGATGGTTGCGGCGAAATGGATTGACCGAAGCAACGCCCTCAAGATCGTGGACACAGGGTTCACGACGCTGCGGGGGATCAGTCAGTCTATGCGCATTATGAAGCGGTTCAGGCCGGAGGCGGTCATCGGGAGCGGAGGTTACGTGTGCTTTCCGGTGCTGTACGCGGGGCATCGTTACGGTGCGAGGTGTTTTATTCATGAACAGAACGCGTTTCCGGGCATGGCCAACAAAAGCCTGGAGCGTTTTGTGGACAAAGTATTTCTGGGTTTTCCGGAGGCGTCGGATTATTTTCATGAACCGGAGAAGCATGTGGTAACCGGAAATCCGGTGCGGGACAGTTTTTTCCGCGTGGGAAGAAAAGAAGCGCGGGACAGACTGAAAATCGGAGAGGATCAGTTCACGGTGTTTTCCTTCGGCGGAAGTCAGGGCGCCGAACGCATCAATGAAGTGGTGTTTGAACTGATGAAAACATTTCAGGGATGCTCCGGGAAGGTTCTGCTCTTCGGAACGGGCAGCCAGTATTATGATGAAATCTGTGAAGAAATCCGGAGGCAGGGGATTGAAACCGGACAGAATATCCGTGTATGCTCATACATCAGCGACATGCCGGGCTATCTTGCGGCGGCGGATCTGGTGATCGGCCGGGCAGGGGCGCTGTCTGTGGCGGAAATCTGTGTCAGCGGCCGTCCGTCCATTCTGATTCCTTCACCGAACGTTACGGGAAATCATCAGTATTTTAACGCCAGATCAGTTGCGGACCGGGGCGGCGCCGTCTTAATCGAGGAGAAAGAACTGACGCCGGAACGGCTGATCGCCGAGGTGAACAGGCTGGAATCGGATCCGGAGAAAAGAAACGCCATGGGAGAAGCGAGCCGAAGCTGTGTTCCCCATAATTCCGCGGAGCTTATTTACGAAGAAATCAGGAAAAGCCTGTGA
- a CDS encoding TrmH family RNA methyltransferase, with the protein MENRVSSKENRIYRECQRLTRKKYRDREERYLIEGENLIQEAIEYGADLDRLILREDWSQSTDFPVRYYVMDRKLFDTLAQTETSQGILGIVKKRSCREDELPMLLSRRNVVVLDRLQDPGNIGTIIRTAEGAGYGAVICLKGTADVYSPKVVRAAAGSLFRMPILTVASEQELFDLIRPLKKRLVVTCLEGDCIYYDVNLTENIALVIGNEGNGASRSLIDQADVRLRIPMKGALESLNASVAAGILMYEAMRTK; encoded by the coding sequence ATGGAAAACAGGGTTTCATCGAAGGAAAACCGAATATACAGGGAATGTCAGCGGCTGACCCGGAAGAAGTACCGGGACAGGGAGGAACGATATCTGATCGAGGGAGAGAATCTGATTCAGGAGGCCATTGAATACGGCGCGGATCTGGACCGGCTGATTCTGAGAGAAGATTGGAGTCAGAGTACCGATTTCCCTGTACGTTATTATGTCATGGACAGAAAACTGTTCGATACGCTTGCGCAGACGGAAACGAGCCAGGGAATTCTGGGAATCGTAAAGAAGCGGAGCTGCCGGGAAGATGAGCTGCCCATGCTGCTTTCCCGCAGAAATGTGGTGGTTCTGGACAGGCTTCAGGATCCCGGCAACATCGGAACGATTATCCGGACTGCGGAGGGCGCCGGATACGGAGCTGTGATCTGCCTGAAGGGAACGGCGGACGTATATTCTCCCAAGGTGGTGAGAGCCGCAGCCGGATCGCTGTTTCGGATGCCGATCCTGACGGTGGCTTCCGAGCAGGAATTATTCGATCTGATACGTCCTCTGAAGAAACGTCTTGTGGTGACGTGTCTCGAGGGCGACTGTATCTATTATGATGTAAACCTTACAGAAAATATCGCACTGGTAATCGGAAATGAAGGGAACGGCGCCAGCAGGAGTCTGATCGATCAGGCGGACGTCCGTCTCCGAATCCCGATGAAGGGAGCGCTGGAATCACTGAACGCATCCGTGGCCGCCGGCATTTTGATGTACGAGGCCATGCGGACAAAATAA
- the murD gene encoding UDP-N-acetylmuramoyl-L-alanine--D-glutamate ligase produces the protein MTNRENMKGMRILVVGFGRSGIAAAQALLRLGALVSVQDSKKEEDLDGNLLNFFRTQGAQFYLNTMPPDMGCFDMLVLSPGVSPELPFVQEAKEKGAEIIGELEIAYRIGRGNYVAITGTNGKTTTTTLVGEIFVKAKRKTHVVGNIGVAVISASAAAEEQDWLVTECSSFQLETTRYFKPVVSAILNLTPDHLNRHHTMEAYGAAKAKIFANQSADGWLVINYDDKACYALAKGCRAGVVPFSVEEELEFGAFVKDDRLVIRGRDGELTEICRREDIRIIGKHNLQNVLAAAAICYFAGVDPAAIRKGICEFRGVEHRIEFCGEHGGVRYYNDSKGTNTDASITALKAIERNIVLIAGGDAKGQEFDGFVREFPGRVKKLVLLGRDAHLIQEAADRAGFSDYVYCRDMAECVEKAAELAEPGDTVLLSPACASWDMYDSYEQRGEHFKECVARLGV, from the coding sequence TATGAAGGGGATGCGGATCCTGGTGGTCGGCTTCGGCCGTTCGGGAATCGCTGCGGCGCAGGCGCTGCTTCGGCTGGGGGCGCTGGTGTCGGTGCAGGACTCGAAGAAGGAAGAGGACCTTGACGGGAACCTGCTGAATTTCTTTCGCACCCAGGGCGCGCAGTTTTATCTGAATACGATGCCGCCGGATATGGGCTGCTTCGATATGCTGGTGCTCAGCCCGGGAGTGAGCCCGGAACTTCCCTTTGTTCAAGAGGCAAAGGAAAAAGGCGCGGAGATTATCGGAGAGCTTGAAATCGCCTATCGGATAGGCAGGGGGAATTATGTGGCGATTACCGGAACCAACGGAAAGACGACCACAACGACGCTGGTGGGCGAGATCTTTGTCAAAGCGAAGAGAAAGACCCATGTCGTGGGAAATATCGGAGTTGCGGTGATCAGCGCTTCTGCCGCAGCGGAAGAGCAGGACTGGCTCGTCACGGAATGCAGCAGCTTTCAGCTGGAGACGACGCGGTATTTCAAGCCGGTGGTTTCAGCAATCCTGAATCTTACGCCGGACCATCTGAACCGGCACCATACGATGGAGGCCTACGGTGCGGCAAAAGCGAAAATCTTTGCCAATCAGTCCGCGGACGGATGGCTCGTGATCAATTATGACGACAAGGCCTGTTATGCGCTGGCGAAGGGCTGCAGAGCGGGTGTGGTTCCGTTCAGCGTCGAGGAGGAGCTGGAGTTCGGGGCCTTTGTGAAAGACGACAGACTGGTGATTCGCGGAAGGGACGGAGAGCTGACAGAAATCTGCAGGAGAGAGGACATCCGCATCATCGGAAAGCACAATCTGCAGAATGTGCTGGCGGCGGCGGCGATCTGTTATTTCGCAGGCGTCGATCCGGCGGCGATCCGGAAGGGGATCTGTGAATTCCGGGGCGTGGAGCACCGGATTGAGTTCTGCGGTGAGCACGGCGGCGTCAGATATTACAACGATTCCAAGGGAACGAACACGGACGCGTCGATTACGGCGCTGAAGGCGATTGAACGGAACATTGTTCTGATTGCGGGTGGAGACGCCAAGGGACAGGAGTTTGACGGATTCGTCAGAGAGTTCCCGGGAAGAGTGAAGAAGCTTGTTCTGCTGGGACGGGACGCGCATCTGATTCAGGAGGCGGCCGACCGGGCGGGATTTTCAGATTATGTATACTGCAGAGACATGGCAGAGTGCGTGGAGAAAGCGGCGGAGCTGGCTGAACCGGGCGATACGGTTCTGCTGTCGCCGGCATGCGCGAGCTGGGACATGTATGACAGCTACGAACAGCGCGGAGAGCATTTCAAGGAATGTGTCGCGCGGTTGGGAGTGTAA
- the ftsW gene encoding putative lipid II flippase FtsW, producing MKKRSRTKLSEELSILKRLRQCDFTVLLLVVILVIFGVVMVFSASYYNSINYSGTPYTYLRKQLFFALTGAALMYVTSVVDYHLYRRFDWVLLILSVVLLVLLFTPLGVTTNGATRWLRMGPLSIMPGEIAKVAAILFTASFFADEPNRVLSLKRGVLPMAALMALLGMLIIKQPNLSTAITVVGIIAGMMFLSGLQWRYLIGAFVLGGGGLFILSQTGTYWGDRLTSFTDPFRDAQGDGFQAVQSLLALGTGGLFGLGLGKSVQKNLYLPEPQNDFILAIIGEELGLVGVLILMLVFVLLVWRCSMVAINAPDQFGMLLAGGVTLMIGIQVVLNVAVVTSSMPPTGIALPFVSYGGNALWIFMGMAGVVLNISRQSRTLNPEQKKKKQNRVQRVRERERERRERESLI from the coding sequence ATGAAAAAGCGGTCGAGAACGAAGTTATCAGAGGAACTCAGCATCCTGAAAAGACTGAGACAGTGCGACTTCACGGTGCTTCTTCTGGTGGTCATCCTGGTGATCTTTGGGGTCGTGATGGTGTTCAGCGCGAGTTATTATAATTCGATCAACTACAGCGGAACGCCGTACACATATCTGCGGAAACAGCTTTTTTTCGCACTGACGGGCGCGGCGCTGATGTATGTCACATCGGTGGTGGACTATCATCTCTACCGGAGGTTTGACTGGGTACTGCTGATTCTGAGCGTCGTGCTCCTGGTGCTGCTGTTTACGCCGCTGGGCGTGACTACGAACGGAGCGACGCGCTGGCTGCGGATGGGCCCGCTGTCCATCATGCCGGGAGAAATCGCGAAGGTCGCGGCGATTTTATTCACGGCGTCCTTTTTCGCGGATGAACCGAACCGGGTTTTGTCCCTGAAGCGGGGCGTTCTTCCGATGGCGGCGCTCATGGCGCTGCTGGGGATGCTGATCATCAAGCAGCCGAATCTTTCCACGGCGATCACTGTCGTCGGAATTATTGCGGGAATGATGTTTCTGTCAGGGCTTCAGTGGAGGTACCTCATCGGAGCGTTCGTGCTCGGCGGCGGCGGACTGTTCATCCTCAGTCAGACCGGAACCTACTGGGGAGACCGTCTGACCAGTTTCACCGATCCGTTCAGGGATGCGCAGGGTGACGGATTCCAGGCGGTGCAGTCGCTGCTGGCGCTGGGAACCGGAGGGCTGTTCGGCCTCGGGCTGGGAAAAAGCGTGCAGAAGAATCTGTATCTTCCCGAACCGCAGAATGACTTCATCCTCGCGATTATCGGCGAGGAGCTGGGTCTTGTGGGGGTTCTGATCCTGATGCTTGTGTTCGTGCTTCTCGTATGGAGGTGCAGTATGGTGGCCATAAACGCGCCGGATCAGTTCGGCATGCTGCTGGCCGGCGGCGTTACGCTGATGATCGGAATTCAGGTGGTGCTTAATGTGGCGGTGGTCACATCTTCCATGCCTCCTACCGGTATTGCGCTGCCTTTTGTGAGCTACGGAGGAAACGCACTGTGGATATTCATGGGGATGGCCGGGGTTGTCCTGAATATCTCGAGACAGAGCAGGACGCTGAACCCGGAACAGAAAAAGAAGAAACAGAACCGCGTCCAGCGCGTGCGGGAGCGCGAGCGTGAACGCAGAGAAAGAGAGAGTTTGATATGA
- the pheT gene encoding phenylalanine--tRNA ligase subunit beta: protein MIVSVNWLRDYVDIDVPVKEFCDRMIMSGSNIETCTEIGTGISGVKVGRIDKIEKHPDADKLVVCGINIGEEKLLQVVTGAGNIFEGAFVPVAVHGSVIPGPLHGQPKTEGGVKITRGKLRGVESDGMLCSAQELGFDDKVAPMFSKDGIWILPGNWDEQLGQDFAECLALEDSVVDFEITPNRPDCLSMLGMAREAAATFGKTVRYPDTECEKAGENAADYIRVSVRSELCKRYTARVIRDVKIGQSPWWLQKRLMAAGMRPINNMVDITNFVMLEYGQPLHAFDIRSLAGGEIIVDTAKEGERFTTLDGTERTLHADNLMINDAEKPVAVAGVMGGLNSEIVEDTDTVVIESANFLGSSVRLTAKALGMRTEASGRYEKGIDPNLCSAAADRVCRLVEMLGCGRVLDGSVDVYPNPEKAPTVMARVSRINKVLGTDISREQMVSYFNGLEMKVEGEGDEMYITPPTVRQDLLEEVDYVEEVARMYGYDNLPMTLPDTSSAAPFPKDWDLRELARVTLCGMGANEIQTYSFSNDRVLDQCRIDQDSWERNFVRMINPMGEDTSALRTILTPGMLEVLGRNYARNIEAVRAYEIGNTFMKNLLEPDGLPDESCNLSIGCYGEKENFFTLKGMVCALLDKMGIGELTFVTESEYGVYHPGRCARIIARDRNGDDTELGIMGELHPDVAENFGIGTRAYCAELFFDLILTLSDREVQYRHPPKYPATSRDMALIVDEDLEVGKIEAAVKEMEAGILEDIRLFDVYRGEQVGRGKKSVAFSLTYRNSDRTLTDEEADRAHAEVVEMLKERFHAVLRD, encoded by the coding sequence ATGATAGTATCAGTTAATTGGTTAAGGGACTACGTCGATATAGATGTTCCGGTAAAGGAGTTCTGCGATCGGATGATCATGTCCGGGTCGAACATTGAAACCTGCACGGAAATCGGAACAGGAATAAGCGGCGTTAAAGTAGGAAGAATCGATAAAATAGAGAAGCATCCGGATGCGGATAAGCTTGTGGTATGCGGAATCAATATAGGCGAGGAGAAGCTTCTTCAGGTGGTAACGGGAGCCGGAAATATCTTCGAGGGAGCCTTTGTCCCCGTCGCGGTTCACGGAAGCGTGATTCCTGGACCGCTTCACGGCCAGCCCAAGACAGAGGGCGGAGTCAAGATCACCCGAGGCAAGCTGCGGGGCGTTGAGAGCGACGGTATGCTCTGCTCTGCGCAGGAGCTGGGATTCGATGACAAGGTTGCACCGATGTTTTCAAAAGACGGGATCTGGATTCTGCCCGGAAACTGGGACGAACAACTGGGACAGGACTTCGCCGAATGCCTTGCACTGGAGGACAGCGTCGTGGACTTCGAGATTACGCCCAACCGTCCGGACTGCCTGTCCATGCTGGGAATGGCCAGAGAGGCTGCGGCAACCTTCGGAAAGACCGTGCGCTATCCTGACACGGAATGCGAAAAGGCCGGAGAAAACGCGGCAGATTACATCCGGGTATCGGTTCGGTCAGAGCTGTGCAAGCGGTATACCGCGCGGGTCATTCGGGATGTGAAGATCGGGCAGTCCCCCTGGTGGCTGCAGAAGCGACTGATGGCGGCCGGCATGCGTCCGATCAACAACATGGTGGATATTACAAATTTTGTTATGCTGGAATACGGGCAGCCCCTCCACGCCTTCGATATCAGAAGTCTCGCCGGCGGGGAGATTATCGTGGACACCGCGAAGGAGGGCGAGCGCTTCACCACGCTGGACGGAACAGAGCGGACGCTGCATGCGGATAATCTGATGATTAACGATGCGGAAAAGCCGGTGGCAGTAGCCGGCGTCATGGGCGGACTGAACTCTGAAATCGTGGAGGATACCGATACGGTGGTCATTGAATCCGCCAACTTCCTCGGAAGCAGTGTGCGTCTTACGGCCAAGGCTCTGGGAATGCGGACGGAGGCTTCCGGACGGTATGAGAAGGGCATTGATCCGAATCTCTGCTCCGCCGCGGCAGACCGCGTCTGCAGGCTTGTGGAAATGCTCGGATGTGGCAGAGTCCTCGACGGCTCCGTCGATGTTTATCCGAACCCGGAGAAGGCGCCGACGGTCATGGCGCGAGTGAGCCGCATCAACAAAGTGCTGGGAACAGATATTTCCCGGGAGCAGATGGTGTCCTATTTCAACGGACTGGAAATGAAGGTGGAAGGAGAAGGCGACGAAATGTACATCACTCCTCCGACCGTCCGGCAGGATCTGCTGGAGGAGGTGGATTATGTGGAAGAGGTCGCCCGGATGTACGGCTACGACAATCTTCCGATGACACTTCCGGACACATCGTCGGCCGCGCCTTTCCCGAAGGACTGGGATCTGAGAGAACTCGCCCGCGTGACCCTCTGCGGAATGGGCGCGAACGAGATTCAGACCTACTCCTTCTCCAATGACAGAGTGCTGGATCAGTGCCGGATCGATCAGGATTCCTGGGAACGGAATTTCGTTCGGATGATCAACCCGATGGGAGAGGACACCTCTGCTCTGAGGACGATTCTGACGCCGGGAATGCTGGAGGTTCTGGGCAGAAACTACGCCAGAAATATCGAGGCCGTCCGGGCTTATGAGATCGGAAATACCTTTATGAAAAACCTGCTGGAGCCGGACGGGCTTCCGGACGAGTCCTGCAATCTGAGTATCGGATGCTACGGGGAAAAGGAGAATTTCTTTACGCTGAAGGGAATGGTCTGCGCCCTGCTGGACAAGATGGGCATCGGCGAACTTACCTTTGTTACAGAAAGCGAGTACGGCGTCTATCATCCCGGCAGATGCGCACGCATCATTGCCCGCGACCGCAACGGAGACGACACGGAGCTGGGAATCATGGGAGAACTGCATCCCGACGTGGCGGAAAACTTCGGAATCGGAACCAGAGCATACTGTGCGGAGCTGTTCTTCGACCTGATTCTGACACTGTCAGACCGGGAGGTGCAGTACCGGCATCCGCCGAAATATCCGGCAACCTCCAGAGATATGGCGCTGATTGTCGATGAGGATCTGGAGGTCGGAAAAATTGAAGCGGCGGTGAAGGAGATGGAAGCCGGCATTCTGGAGGACATCCGTCTGTTCGACGTCTACCGCGGCGAGCAGGTCGGGCGCGGGAAGAAGAGCGTGGCCTTCAGCCTGACCTACCGGAACAGCGACAGGACACTGACCGACGAGGAAGCCGACAGAGCTCATGCGGAGGTCGTCGAGATGCTGAAGGAGCGCTTCCATGCGGTGCTGCGTGATTAA
- the ftsZ gene encoding cell division protein FtsZ, with product MLQFENEQTSGAVIKVIGVGGGGCNAVNRMLETNLQGVEYIAVNTDSQALGRCNAETKIQIGEKLTKGLGAGGNPEIGQKSAEETLDVIADLIEGTDMVFITAGMGGGTGTGAAPIIAKAAKDMGILTVGVVTKPFSFEGKKRKAQADLGLDFLKKYVDSLVIVPNDKLLENCEKNTTMIDAFAMADDVLRQGVQGISDLISDFALINVDFADVRSVMTDRGVAHMGVGHGSGEDRAKEAVKAAIESPLLETRIDGAKAILLYVSGGYDLGMMEVNEIASLVEEQADKEAILIFGASVSEEMNNEISITVIATGFESGQPGPDTSDFKLPESARSPRKIVTEDGINGTEVTLEKIFEGAREEDPSDSKFDIPTFLNTK from the coding sequence ATGTTGCAATTTGAAAATGAACAGACGAGCGGAGCTGTTATAAAGGTGATCGGCGTCGGCGGCGGAGGCTGCAACGCGGTTAACAGAATGCTGGAAACGAACCTGCAGGGTGTGGAGTATATCGCGGTTAATACAGACAGTCAGGCGCTGGGGCGCTGTAATGCTGAAACAAAGATTCAGATCGGCGAGAAACTGACCAAGGGATTGGGGGCCGGCGGAAATCCGGAGATCGGACAGAAATCTGCGGAAGAGACGCTGGATGTGATTGCGGATCTCATTGAGGGGACTGACATGGTGTTCATCACCGCGGGAATGGGAGGCGGCACCGGAACCGGCGCTGCTCCGATCATCGCCAAGGCGGCGAAGGACATGGGGATCCTCACCGTAGGCGTCGTTACCAAACCGTTTTCATTTGAAGGCAAGAAACGGAAGGCACAGGCCGATCTCGGACTGGACTTTCTGAAGAAATATGTGGATTCACTCGTCATCGTTCCGAACGACAAGCTGCTGGAGAACTGTGAGAAGAATACGACGATGATCGACGCGTTTGCGATGGCGGACGACGTACTGCGCCAGGGCGTGCAGGGCATCTCCGACCTGATTTCGGACTTCGCGCTGATCAACGTGGACTTCGCAGATGTGAGATCGGTCATGACCGACCGGGGCGTCGCGCATATGGGCGTCGGGCACGGCTCCGGCGAGGACAGAGCCAAGGAGGCCGTCAAGGCGGCAATCGAGAGTCCGCTGCTTGAGACGAGAATCGACGGCGCTAAGGCGATTCTGCTGTACGTATCCGGCGGTTACGATCTGGGCATGATGGAGGTGAACGAGATCGCGAGCCTCGTCGAGGAACAGGCAGACAAGGAGGCTATTCTGATCTTCGGCGCATCCGTCAGTGAGGAGATGAACAACGAGATTTCCATCACGGTCATTGCGACAGGCTTCGAGAGCGGCCAGCCCGGACCGGATACCAGCGATTTCAAGCTGCCGGAATCCGCGCGTTCGCCGAGGAAAATTGTTACGGAAGATGGCATCAACGGCACCGAGGTTACGCTGGAGAAAATTTTCGAAGGAGCCAGAGAGGAAGATCCATCGGACAGCAAGTTCGATATCCCGACCTTTCTGAACACTAAATAA